The genomic DNA AAGCAGGATCGCCAGCGGGTGCAGGCGCAGGCTTCGCCCCAGGACGATCGGCGCGAGGACGTCGCCCTCGATCTGGTTCACGGCGACGACGACCGCGACGACGATGAGTGCCGTCACGAGCCCGTTCGACACCAGCGCGATGAGCGCGGCCAGCATGCCGGCGACGGTCGCACCGACAAGCGGGACGAACGCGCCGATGAACACGACGACGGCGAGCGGCAGGGCGAGCGGCACGCGCAGGATCGTCAGCGCGACACCGATGAAGATCGCGTCGACGAGCGCGATAATTGCCGTTCCTCGGACGTAGCCACCAAGGACGCGGGTCGAGCGGTCGCCGATCTCCAGCAACCGCTCGCGGGTCCGGTGCCCCGGCACCTGCGCCACCAGGAACCGCCAGATCTCCTGGCCATCCTTGAGCAGGAAGTAGAGGACGACGGCTCCGAAAAAGATGCCCGCGAACATCTCGCCGACCGCTGTCGCGCCGCTGATCGCGCCAGTGGTGAGGTCAGCCTGCTGAACGGCTTCCACGGCAGCCTGCTGATACTGCTCAAACTGCTCGTCCGTGAGCTGCAGCGGTCCCTCGCTCGCGAAGGTGCGCAGCTTTTCGAAGCCGGTGACTGCGCCATCCCGAAGCTCGGGCCACTGGTCCGCGACCGCGGCACCGATGAACCACCCGGCCAGCGCGACGACTCCGAGACCTATGAGCATTGCAGCCCAGACCGCCAGCGCCCGGGGCATACGACGGCGTTCCAGCCACGAGACCAGCGGCGATACCGCGGCCGCGATAAGCGTTGCGATCAGCACGGGGACGACGACGAGGCGCAGCTGGATCATCACCCAGCCCACCAGCGAGAGCAACGCCACGACTACGAGCGCCTGCACGCTGCGCGTCGCAGCGCGGCCGAACCCGTCCTGCCAGAGCCCCTTGGGAGGCTCGTCGTATTCGACCACGTCGAGGACGCGGCCGGGCTCGTCGGTGTGAGTCTTTGCGGGCGTGGTAGCGCGATCCGAGCCCATGACACGGCACTGCCCGCAGAGGCGCGGTACAAAACCCGCCGACGCGGCCTGAGACTCGGCCGTGACCTCTGATTCCGGCGCGACACGGAAGGAAGCGGAGGTCAAACCGTCAGTGGCGGGCTGGAGGGGCTGCAGGCTCGATGCGCACGGCGTTGGGGTCGAAGCGTGAGCCATCCGGCAACCGCCCCAGCCGCTGAGGCAGCACGGTGACAGTGACCAGCGCCTGCAGGATCGCACGCTGACGGCCGAGGTCCAGGCGCTCCCACACGTCCCCAGCGTCCGCGCGGCCTGCGATGCCGGCGAGCGGGTCACGGCCAGCGGCGGTGCGCTGCTGCGCCTCGAGGCCCGCGAGGCGATGCTCCAGCTCGGCGCGCTCGACGCGGTATTCGGCGGCGCTCAGCACGTCGTCGCGCCACAGCGCCAGCGCCTCGGCCAGCTTGGTTCGGACCGCGGCGGCGT from Euzebyales bacterium includes the following:
- a CDS encoding AI-2E family transporter, translating into MAHASTPTPCASSLQPLQPATDGLTSASFRVAPESEVTAESQAASAGFVPRLCGQCRVMGSDRATTPAKTHTDEPGRVLDVVEYDEPPKGLWQDGFGRAATRSVQALVVVALLSLVGWVMIQLRLVVVPVLIATLIAAAVSPLVSWLERRRMPRALAVWAAMLIGLGVVALAGWFIGAAVADQWPELRDGAVTGFEKLRTFASEGPLQLTDEQFEQYQQAAVEAVQQADLTTGAISGATAVGEMFAGIFFGAVVLYFLLKDGQEIWRFLVAQVPGHRTRERLLEIGDRSTRVLGGYVRGTAIIALVDAIFIGVALTILRVPLALPLAVVVFIGAFVPLVGATVAGMLAALIALVSNGLVTALIVVAVVVAVNQIEGDVLAPIVLGRSLRLHPLAILLALAAGTILAGIVGAILAVPFAAVAWSAVKTWRELSGRRASGALALDEEALPASEA